From the Rhinoderma darwinii isolate aRhiDar2 unplaced genomic scaffold, aRhiDar2.hap1 Scaffold_4526, whole genome shotgun sequence genome, one window contains:
- the LOC142716994 gene encoding uncharacterized protein LOC142716994 has translation MFSSRTFLLLNDPPTMDKDSNEMTTRILNFTLEIIYLLSGENYTRVKKTSGDCVATSSHESGGWSRSPITEPPPHSRIHEKNNKQKILELLHKMTELLTGEVPIRCQDVAVYFSMEEWEYVEEHKDLYEEVMMEDYRPHTSQGKPSNDSGGNFMLSLNYKVEDEDLMQQSSGENILTLNVHPGVHSTDLSYNPPNHKEPSPDQKQKTGKRFQGSECRKPFTKSSGLFKQRIHTMEKSYPCRECGKCFTSKSHLLEHQRSHTGEKPYSCSKCGKCFTQMSDRLTHERSHTGEKPYSYLECGKSFMIKSGLVKRQRCHTGEKLFPCSLCGKCFTNKSILVNHKRNHTGEKPYPCSECGKNFTTNSNLKAHKRSHTGEKPYSCSECGKCFTNKSSLVKHEKIHTGEKPFSCSECGKCFTKKSSLVPHKRSHIGEKPYSCTECEKCFTRKSGLVTHERTHTGEKLYSCTECEKCFTRKAGLVTHERTHTGEKPYSCSECEKCFTRKSSLVTHERTHTGEKPYSCSECGKCFIVKNKLRLHQRSHTGEKPYSCLECGKCFATKSDLLVHKRSHTGEKPYSCSECGKCFTNKSSLVTHKRSHTRE, from the exons AATTACACaagagtgaagaagacatcgggtgactgtgtgGCCACCAGCAGTCATGAGTCAGGGGGATGGAGCcggagccccatcacagagcccccTCCTCACTccaggatacatgagaagaacaataagcagaagatcctagaacttctccacaagatgactgagctgctgactggagag gttcctataaggtgtcaggacgtcgctgtctatttctccatggaggagtgggagtatgtaGAAgagcacaaggatctgtacgaggaggtcatgatggaggactaccggccACACACATCACAAG GAAAGCCCAGTAATGACTCCGGGGGAAACTTCATGTTATCgctaaattataaagtagaagatgaagatctcatgcagcagtcttcaggggAAAACATCCTTAcccttaatgtacatccaggaGTTCACAGCACAGATCTATCATATAATCCCCCTAATCATAAGGAACCTTCTCCTGACCAAAAACAGAAAACGGGTAAAAGATTTCAAGGTAGTGAATGTAGAAAACCGTTTACAAAAAGCTCAGGTCTTTTTAAACAGAGAATTCACACAATGGAGAAGTCATATCCCTGtagagaatgtgggaaatgttttaccagTAAATCACATCTCCTtgaacatcagagaagtcacacaggagaaaaGCCATACTCCTGTTcaaaatgtggaaaatgttttacacaaatgTCAGATCGtcttacacatgagagaagtcacacaggggagaagccatattcatattTGGAATGTGGGAAAAGTTTTATGATAAAATCAGGTCTTGTTAAACGTCAGAgatgtcacacaggagagaaactatTTCCATGTTCactatgtgggaaatgttttacaaataaatctatTCTTGTTAATCATAAGAGaaatcacacaggagagaaaccatatccatgttcagaatgtgggaaaaatTTTACTACTAACTCCAACCTTAAGGctcataagagaagtcacacaggggagaaaccatattcatgttcagaatgtgggaaatgttttacaaataaatcaagtcttgtcaaGCATGAGAAGATTCACACCGGAGAGAaaccattttcatgttcagaatgtgggaaatgttttacaaaaaaatctaGTCTTGTTCCACACAAGAGAAGTCACataggagagaaaccatattcatgtacagaatgtgaaaaatgttttacaagAAAATCtggtcttgttacacatgagagaactcacacaggggagaagctgtattcatgtacagaatgtgaaaaatgttttacaagAAAAGCtggtcttgttacacatgagagaacccacacaggggagaagccatattcatgttcagaatgtgaaaaatgttttacaagaaaatctagtcttgttacccatgagagaactcacacaggggagaagccgtattcctgctcagaatgtgggaaatgttttattgttAAAAACAAACTTCGGcttcatcagagaagtcacacaggggagaaaccatactcctgtttagaatgtgggaaatgctttgcAACTAAATCAGATCTTCTtgtacataagagaagtcacacaggagagaagccatattcttgttcagaatgtgggaaatgctttacaaataagtcaagtcttgttacacataagagaagtcacacaagGGagtag